GTCCTCCGGGGTGCCCTCGGCTACGACGTTGCCGCCGCCCGAGCCGCCCTCCGGACCCATGTCGATAATCCAGTCGGCGGACTTGATCACATCCAAGTTGTGCTCAATAACAAGCACCGTGTTGCCCTTGTCCACCAGGCCACCCAGCACCATCATGAGTTTGCGGATGTCCTCAAAGTGCAGGCCCGTGGTGGGCTCGTCGAGGATGTAGATCGTGCGGCCATTGGAACGCTTCTGAAGCTCCGCGGCCAGCTTGACGCGCTGCGCCTCACCGCCGGAGAGCGTGGTGGCGGCTTGGCCGAGGCGGACGTAGCCCAGGCCGACGTCGACAAGCGTGCTCAAGTAGCGGTGGATGGACGTGATCGGCTCGAAGAACTCGGCGCCCTCAGAGATGGGCATGTCGAGCACCTCTGCGATGTTCTTGCCCTTGAAGCGCACCTCGAGCGTTTCGCGGTTGTAGCGCGCGCCCTCGCACACCTCACAAGGGACGTAGACGTCCGGCAGGAAGTTCATCTCGATCTTGATCGTTCCGTCGCCGTGGCACGCCTCGCAGCGCCCGCCCTTGACGTTGAAGGAGAACCGGCCCGCCTTGTAGCCGCGGACCTTCGCCTCTTGGGTTTCGGCGAAGAGGTTGCGGATCTTGTCGAAGACACCAGTGTAGGTCGCCGGGTTCGAGCGCGGGGTGCGGCCAATCGGGCTCTGGTCGACCTGCACCAGCTTGTCCAGGTGGTCGATGCCCTCAACCTTCTTTACCCGACCCGGCACCTGGCGGGCGCCGTTGAGCTGGTTCTGCAGAGTCTTCGCCAGGATCTGGTTAACCAGGGTCGACTTGCCCGATCCGGACACCCCGGTCACCGCGACGAGGACGCCCAGCGGAATGCTGACGCTGACGTTGTCCAGGTTGTTCTCGCGCGCGCCGACGACCTTGAGCATGCGCGACTTATCAATCGGGCGTCGCTCGGCCGGCACCGCGATCTCCTTGCGCTTGGACAGGTAGTCGCCGGTGATGGAGTTCTTCGCCTTCAGGATCCCGGCGGGCTCGCCCTGGTAGACAATCTCGCCGCCGTACTCACCGGCGCGCGGTCCGACGTCGACAAGCCAGTCGGCCTCGTTGATGGTGTCCTCATCGTGCTCGACCACGATCAGCGTGTTGCCCAGGTCGCGCAGCTTCTTTAGCGTGCGGATCAAGCGCAGGTTGTCGCGCTGGTGCAGGCCAATCGACGGCTCGTCAAGGACGTAGAGCACGCCCGCGAGCCCCGAGCCGATCTGGGTTGCCAGGCGGATGCGCTGGGCTTCGCCGCCCGACAGGGTGCCGGCGGAGCGCGACAGGGTGAGGTAGCTTAGGCCCACGTCGAGCAGGAAGCGCAGGCGCGCCTGGATCTCTCGCAGCACCGCGCCGGCGATCATTTCCTCGCGGTAGCCAAGCACGAGGTGATCCAGATACTCGGAGGCCTCCTCAATGGACAGCTCGGTCAGGCCGGCGATGGAGAGCTCGCCGTGGGTGGTCGAAGCAAGGCGAACCGCCAGGATCTCCGGCTTCAGGCGCGCGCCCTTACAGGTTGGGCAGGGAATCTCGCGGGTGTAGGCGAGCAGCCGGTCCTTCTGGTGCTCCGACTCGGCCTGCTCCAGCTTGCGTTCGAGGTAGCCGATCACGCCCTCGTAGGCGGCGGTGAACCCGCGCTGGCGGCCGTAGCGGTTCTTGTACTTGACGCTGACCTTTGTCGACGAGCCGTGGATCAGGTGCTTCTTCTGCGTCGC
Above is a window of Corynebacterium sanguinis DNA encoding:
- the uvrA gene encoding excinuclease ABC subunit UvrA, with product MADRLTVRGAREHNLKGVDLDLPRDKMVVFTGLSGSGKSSLAFDTIFAEGQRRYVESLSSYARMFLGQMDKPDVDYIDGLSPAVSIDQKSTNRNPRSTVGTITEIYDYLRLLYARAGTPHCPVCDAEISRQTPQQIVDQILEHEERTKFQVLAPIVRKRKGEFVDLFADLAAQGYARVTVDGETHQLSDPPKLEKQIKHTIDVVVDRLQVKESQKQRLTDSVETALKLADGLVSVEFVDLDESDPERYRIFSEKMACPNGHSLDVEEYEPRAFSFNAPFGACPACDGLGTRKEIDIDLVVPDPDAPAVDAFQPWNSSPNKGYFVKLIEALAGEEGFDAHAPFSSLTATQKKHLIHGSSTKVSVKYKNRYGRQRGFTAAYEGVIGYLERKLEQAESEHQKDRLLAYTREIPCPTCKGARLKPEILAVRLASTTHGELSIAGLTELSIEEASEYLDHLVLGYREEMIAGAVLREIQARLRFLLDVGLSYLTLSRSAGTLSGGEAQRIRLATQIGSGLAGVLYVLDEPSIGLHQRDNLRLIRTLKKLRDLGNTLIVVEHDEDTINEADWLVDVGPRAGEYGGEIVYQGEPAGILKAKNSITGDYLSKRKEIAVPAERRPIDKSRMLKVVGARENNLDNVSVSIPLGVLVAVTGVSGSGKSTLVNQILAKTLQNQLNGARQVPGRVKKVEGIDHLDKLVQVDQSPIGRTPRSNPATYTGVFDKIRNLFAETQEAKVRGYKAGRFSFNVKGGRCEACHGDGTIKIEMNFLPDVYVPCEVCEGARYNRETLEVRFKGKNIAEVLDMPISEGAEFFEPITSIHRYLSTLVDVGLGYVRLGQAATTLSGGEAQRVKLAAELQKRSNGRTIYILDEPTTGLHFEDIRKLMMVLGGLVDKGNTVLVIEHNLDVIKSADWIIDMGPEGGSGGGNVVAEGTPEDVAAVEESFTGQFLANILGS